From the Martelella mediterranea DSM 17316 genome, one window contains:
- the sseA gene encoding 3-mercaptopyruvate sulfurtransferase: MSFIVSPEWVEERLGKPGFSVIDASWYLPAHNRDPKAEYLAGHLPGAVFFDHDAIADTSSGLPHTLPAPEVFAAEMEALGVGSDHTIVVYDGPGYLAAPRLWWMLRMMGASDVYVLDGGLDGWRGEGRAQETGTPAPAPATFKLDAKPHRVTSFEDMREIVASGSRQIADARSAARFEAAEPEPRAGMRSGHMPGAKSLPSSSFAKDGRFKSPEELRALFADAGIDLSKPVVTTCGSGVTAAIITLALETLDHADNTLYDGSWSEWGSRDDTPVATGEA, from the coding sequence ATGAGTTTTATCGTTTCGCCGGAATGGGTCGAGGAAAGGCTGGGCAAGCCGGGCTTTTCGGTCATCGATGCCTCCTGGTACCTGCCGGCCCATAACCGCGACCCGAAGGCCGAGTACCTGGCCGGCCACCTGCCGGGCGCGGTGTTCTTCGATCACGATGCGATTGCCGACACCTCCTCAGGCCTGCCGCACACCCTGCCGGCGCCGGAAGTGTTTGCAGCCGAAATGGAAGCGCTCGGCGTTGGCAGCGATCACACGATCGTGGTCTATGACGGCCCAGGCTACCTGGCAGCCCCCCGCCTGTGGTGGATGCTGCGGATGATGGGAGCGAGCGACGTCTACGTCCTCGATGGCGGCCTTGACGGCTGGCGCGGCGAAGGCCGCGCCCAGGAGACCGGCACTCCCGCGCCCGCGCCGGCGACGTTCAAGCTCGACGCCAAGCCGCACCGCGTTACCTCTTTTGAAGACATGCGCGAAATCGTCGCCTCCGGCAGTCGCCAGATCGCGGATGCACGCAGCGCCGCCCGGTTCGAGGCGGCCGAGCCGGAACCGCGCGCGGGCATGCGATCCGGCCACATGCCGGGCGCGAAAAGCCTGCCATCCTCCTCCTTCGCGAAGGACGGCCGGTTCAAATCGCCCGAGGAACTGCGCGCCCTGTTTGCGGACGCCGGCATCGACCTTTCGAAACCGGTGGTCACAACCTGCGGCTCCGGCGTCACTGCCGCCATCATCACGCTTGCGCTCGAAACGCTCGACCACGCCGACAATACGCTTTATGACGGCTCGTGGTCGGAATGGGGCAGCCGCGACGATACGCCCGTGGCGACCGGAGAGGCCTGA
- a CDS encoding alanyl-tRNA editing protein, giving the protein MPVDALYRNDFTLASCDAVVTSVHQDGTFETDRTCFYATSGGQPGDTGIARRADGSAIALAVTRHGETKDIILHVPAEGETPPAVGDRLRLEIDWPRRLKLMRMHTACHLLSVVCPYPITGASVGEEESRVDFDMSETIDKDAVTAAMMKLVAEDHPVYVQWITDEELAANPGIVKSKNVRPPMGMGRISLIAIGENASVDSQPCGGTHVRSTGEVGGIHIGKIEKKGRENRRFRIRFDA; this is encoded by the coding sequence ATGCCTGTTGATGCCCTCTACCGCAACGATTTCACCCTGGCGAGTTGCGATGCGGTGGTCACTTCAGTGCATCAGGACGGCACGTTCGAGACCGACCGCACCTGTTTTTACGCCACCTCCGGTGGCCAGCCGGGGGATACCGGCATCGCCCGGCGCGCTGACGGCTCGGCGATCGCGCTTGCCGTTACCCGCCATGGCGAGACCAAGGACATCATCCTGCACGTGCCGGCCGAAGGCGAGACGCCGCCCGCCGTCGGCGACAGGCTCCGCCTCGAAATCGATTGGCCGCGGCGGCTGAAGCTGATGCGCATGCACACCGCCTGCCATTTGCTTTCCGTCGTCTGTCCCTATCCGATCACCGGCGCCTCCGTCGGCGAAGAGGAATCCCGCGTCGATTTCGACATGTCGGAAACGATCGACAAGGACGCGGTCACGGCTGCGATGATGAAGCTGGTTGCCGAAGACCATCCGGTCTATGTGCAGTGGATCACCGATGAGGAGCTGGCCGCCAATCCCGGCATTGTCAAATCGAAGAATGTCCGCCCGCCGATGGGCATGGGCCGGATCTCGCTGATCGCGATCGGCGAGAACGCCAGCGTGGACAGCCAGCCCTGCGGCGGCACCCATGTGCGCTCCACCGGCGAGGTCGGCGGCATCCATATCGGCAAGATCGAAAAGAAGGGCCGCGAGAACCGCCGTTTTCGGATACGGTTTGACGCCTAA
- a CDS encoding cysteine synthase A, translating into MTTHSSVIDLIGNTPLVKLRAASEATGCTILGKAEFLNPGQSVKDRAALYIIRDAERRGLLKPGGTIVEGTAGNTGIGLTMVANALGYKTVIVIPETQAQEKKDALRLLGAELVEVPAKPYRDPNNYVKLSGRLAEKLAKENPNGAIWANQFDNVANRNAHIETTAEEIWRDTDGKVDGFICAVGSGGTLAGTAMGLKAKNNDIKIGIADPEGAALYEFYAHGELKSEGGSITEGIGQGRITANLEGFTPDFAYRIPDSEALPLIFDLVTDEGLCLGGSSGINIAGAMRLAREFGPGHTIVTILCDYGNRYQSKLFNPEFLKDKGLPLPQWLTRKTEIAAPFE; encoded by the coding sequence ATGACCACGCATTCCTCCGTCATCGACCTGATCGGCAATACACCGCTGGTGAAGCTTCGCGCCGCCTCGGAAGCGACCGGCTGCACCATTCTCGGCAAGGCCGAATTCCTGAACCCCGGCCAGTCGGTCAAGGACCGCGCAGCACTCTACATCATCCGCGATGCGGAGAGGCGCGGTCTGCTGAAGCCCGGCGGCACGATCGTGGAAGGCACTGCCGGCAATACCGGCATCGGGCTGACCATGGTCGCCAACGCGCTCGGCTACAAGACCGTGATCGTGATCCCCGAAACCCAGGCGCAGGAGAAGAAGGACGCGCTCCGCCTGCTCGGCGCGGAACTGGTCGAGGTGCCGGCCAAGCCCTATCGCGATCCGAACAATTACGTAAAACTTTCGGGCCGGCTTGCCGAAAAGCTTGCGAAGGAAAACCCGAATGGCGCCATCTGGGCCAACCAGTTCGACAATGTCGCCAACCGCAACGCCCATATAGAGACCACGGCCGAGGAAATCTGGCGCGACACCGACGGCAAGGTCGACGGCTTCATCTGCGCGGTCGGTTCCGGCGGCACGCTTGCCGGCACCGCCATGGGACTGAAGGCGAAGAACAACGACATCAAGATCGGGATCGCCGATCCGGAAGGGGCCGCGCTTTACGAATTCTATGCCCATGGCGAATTGAAGAGCGAGGGCGGCTCGATCACCGAGGGCATCGGCCAGGGCCGGATCACCGCCAATCTGGAAGGCTTCACCCCCGATTTTGCCTACCGCATTCCCGACAGCGAGGCGCTGCCGCTGATATTCGATCTGGTAACGGATGAGGGCTTGTGCCTCGGCGGCTCATCGGGCATCAATATAGCGGGCGCCATGCGTCTGGCGCGCGAGTTCGGCCCCGGCCACACCATCGTCACCATATTGTGCGACTATGGCAACCGGTATCAGTCGAAGCTTTTCAACCCCGAATTCCTGAAGGATAAAGGGCTGCCGCTGCCGCAATGGCTGACCCGGAAAACGGAGATTGCCGCTCCGTTTGAATAG
- a CDS encoding cryptochrome/photolyase family protein, which translates to MAKPAIYWIRNDLRLSDNRALAAALEDGRAVVPVYIREDNGNGPLGAAQAWWLERSLEKLASRYDELGAPLVLRSGDPLNVLRAMIEESEAEAVFWNRRYSTEGIRADKAVKAALGEDGITVRSFAGQILHEPSNFKTKSGGPYKVYTPFWKAFSADQHVPDPIDAPKSLEGVAKKIKSEKLKDWKLYEARPDWAAGFSDIWQPGEDGAIARLNHFVADVVQDYAAKRDRPDRQATSMLSPHLALGEISPATIWHRINGTQSISAENRKKFLQELVWRDFCHHLLFHAPDLAEKNWNGRFDDFAWKDDEEAFAAWTRGETGYPIVDAGMRQLWREGYMHNRVRMIAASFLIKDLMIDWRHGEKWFRDTLVDADPASNAANWQWVAGSGADAAPFFRIFNPVLQGEKFDPAGDYVRAYVPELKDMPKKHIHAPFDAPDDVLSQAGVTLGETYPKPLVDHKAARKRALSAFEAIKE; encoded by the coding sequence ATGGCCAAACCGGCAATCTACTGGATCCGCAACGATCTGCGCCTTTCCGACAACCGCGCGCTCGCCGCCGCCTTGGAAGATGGCCGGGCCGTGGTGCCGGTCTATATCCGCGAGGATAACGGCAACGGGCCGCTTGGCGCGGCGCAGGCGTGGTGGCTGGAGCGCTCGCTGGAAAAGCTGGCATCCCGCTATGACGAACTTGGCGCGCCGCTGGTGTTGCGGAGCGGCGACCCGCTGAACGTGTTGCGCGCGATGATCGAGGAATCCGAGGCCGAGGCCGTGTTCTGGAACCGGCGCTACAGCACTGAAGGCATCCGCGCCGACAAGGCGGTGAAGGCAGCGCTCGGCGAGGACGGGATCACGGTCAGGAGCTTTGCCGGCCAGATCCTGCACGAGCCTTCAAACTTCAAGACCAAGTCGGGCGGGCCCTACAAGGTCTACACCCCGTTCTGGAAGGCGTTTTCGGCGGATCAGCATGTGCCCGATCCGATTGACGCCCCGAAAAGCCTTGAAGGCGTGGCGAAAAAAATCAAATCCGAGAAACTGAAAGACTGGAAGCTCTACGAGGCCAGGCCCGACTGGGCGGCGGGCTTTTCCGATATCTGGCAGCCGGGCGAGGATGGCGCGATCGCTCGTCTCAATCATTTTGTCGCGGATGTCGTGCAGGATTATGCCGCAAAGCGCGACCGGCCGGACCGGCAGGCGACCTCCATGCTCTCCCCGCATCTGGCGCTCGGCGAGATTTCGCCGGCAACGATCTGGCACCGCATCAATGGGACGCAATCGATCTCCGCCGAAAACAGGAAGAAATTCCTGCAGGAACTCGTCTGGCGCGATTTCTGCCATCACCTGCTGTTTCATGCGCCGGACCTTGCCGAGAAGAACTGGAACGGGCGCTTCGACGATTTCGCCTGGAAGGACGACGAGGAGGCGTTTGCGGCCTGGACCCGGGGCGAGACCGGCTATCCGATTGTCGATGCCGGCATGCGCCAGCTCTGGCGCGAGGGCTATATGCATAACCGCGTCCGCATGATCGCGGCCTCCTTCCTGATCAAGGACCTGATGATCGACTGGCGACACGGCGAGAAATGGTTTCGCGACACGTTGGTCGACGCCGATCCCGCCTCCAACGCGGCGAACTGGCAGTGGGTCGCGGGCTCGGGCGCGGACGCGGCCCCGTTCTTCCGGATCTTCAACCCGGTCCTCCAGGGCGAAAAGTTCGATCCGGCCGGCGATTATGTCCGCGCCTACGTGCCGGAACTGAAGGATATGCCGAAGAAGCACATCCACGCCCCGTTCGATGCGCCCGACGATGTGCTCAGCCAAGCCGGCGTAACGCTTGGCGAGACCTACCCAAAGCCGCTCGTCGACCACAAGGCCGCGCGAAAGCGCGCACTTTCCGCCTTCGAGGCGATCAAGGAATGA
- a CDS encoding transpeptidase yields MRKATLYTIPFYLALATAPAVTPVHAHEPLYRDGRQILLIAPDGAMLDYVPEAGSVVLSRDADGRQILLDAYGNLVATEFYADEYRPANAGYDTASGFDRTWQGGGNWGERPFGTNGRARWSRDFGNQNAYPPPPSNDFPSAPQTVTPDRTETSPPVARTSAKPDMNVVATQVFLDRKGFSPGVIDGLMGDNVRKALDAYAEATGERLDPVADSEKIMQSLSLEGGLPFTTYTITATDAAGPYVAAIPSDYAEKAELPEMSYTSVSEMLAEKFHMDEGFLKRMNPDADFSRPGTTVKVISIGKPKKAKVERILADKALKQLRAYDAEGTLIAAYPATIGSADTPSPSGTVSVERIAIDPNYTYNPHKNFKQGDNNQVLTINPGPNGPVGNVWIALSKPSYGIHGTPDPDKIGKTSSHGCVRLTNWDANELAGMVSPGVTVEFID; encoded by the coding sequence ATGCGAAAAGCGACATTGTACACCATTCCCTTCTACCTGGCGCTGGCGACGGCGCCCGCGGTCACGCCGGTCCATGCGCATGAGCCGCTCTACAGGGATGGCCGGCAGATCCTGCTGATCGCGCCCGATGGCGCAATGCTCGACTATGTGCCGGAAGCCGGCAGCGTGGTTTTGAGCCGCGACGCCGATGGCCGCCAGATCCTGCTCGACGCGTATGGAAACCTCGTGGCGACCGAGTTTTATGCTGACGAATATCGTCCCGCCAATGCCGGTTACGATACCGCGTCAGGCTTCGACCGGACATGGCAAGGCGGCGGCAACTGGGGCGAACGACCGTTCGGCACGAATGGTCGCGCCCGCTGGAGCCGCGATTTCGGCAATCAGAACGCCTACCCTCCGCCGCCGTCCAATGATTTTCCTTCAGCGCCGCAAACCGTGACGCCCGACCGCACGGAAACCAGCCCCCCTGTTGCCAGGACATCGGCGAAGCCGGATATGAACGTGGTCGCGACCCAGGTGTTTCTCGACCGCAAGGGCTTTTCCCCGGGCGTGATCGACGGGTTGATGGGCGACAATGTCAGGAAGGCACTGGACGCCTATGCCGAGGCCACCGGCGAGCGGCTCGATCCCGTTGCCGACAGCGAAAAGATCATGCAATCGCTGTCGCTGGAGGGCGGACTGCCGTTCACCACCTACACCATCACCGCGACGGATGCCGCAGGCCCCTATGTCGCCGCGATCCCGTCCGACTACGCCGAAAAGGCCGAATTACCGGAGATGTCCTATACATCGGTCTCCGAAATGCTGGCCGAGAAATTCCACATGGATGAGGGTTTCCTGAAAAGGATGAATCCGGATGCCGATTTCTCGCGGCCGGGAACCACGGTCAAGGTCATCAGCATCGGCAAGCCGAAAAAAGCCAAAGTCGAGCGAATCCTCGCGGACAAGGCCCTGAAGCAGTTGCGCGCCTATGACGCCGAGGGCACGCTGATCGCGGCCTATCCGGCCACGATCGGCTCGGCGGACACGCCCTCGCCTTCCGGCACCGTCTCGGTGGAGCGGATCGCGATCGACCCGAACTACACCTATAATCCGCACAAGAACTTCAAGCAGGGCGACAACAACCAGGTGTTGACGATCAATCCCGGTCCCAACGGTCCCGTCGGCAATGTCTGGATTGCGCTGTCGAAGCCGAGCTACGGCATTCACGGCACCCCCGATCCCGACAAGATCGGCAAGACCTCAAGTCATGGCTGCGTGCGGCTGACCAATTGGGATGCAAATGAACTCGCCGGGATGGTCTCGCCCGGCGTGACGGTCGAATTCATCGACTGA
- a CDS encoding DUF4432 family protein, which produces MIDFSIPDGPSFQLDPTSVLDIGGCVVAGVDIAPKRAIPDDGDLRIDHSLEGFLFTCGPEHIRHPEPVEGEDGRFYPLHGSASANAAVVKSLETGATGAECVAAIPVKTANGGDMLIERRWTLEAATGELTLADTVINRSDRALPIMMMYHINFGAKHFDDGVRLESASLPEGALPWRFGEGDHGIFCVPAAGSEGGWSTTRLGPIAALGGRSFVLSVDTATLPYLQIWRNQEAPAHILGIEPVSHRWTSRRKLAEAGELEPVAPGGSKRFSLKIRFE; this is translated from the coding sequence ATGATCGATTTCAGCATCCCGGACGGCCCTTCCTTTCAACTTGATCCGACATCGGTTCTCGATATCGGCGGCTGCGTCGTGGCGGGCGTCGACATTGCCCCCAAACGGGCCATTCCGGATGATGGCGATCTGCGCATCGATCATTCGCTGGAAGGCTTTCTGTTCACATGCGGCCCGGAGCATATCCGCCATCCGGAGCCGGTGGAGGGTGAGGACGGGCGGTTCTATCCGCTGCACGGCTCCGCCTCCGCCAATGCGGCGGTGGTCAAGTCTCTGGAAACCGGCGCGACCGGCGCGGAATGCGTTGCCGCGATCCCGGTGAAGACCGCCAATGGCGGCGACATGCTGATCGAGCGCCGCTGGACACTGGAGGCCGCGACCGGCGAATTGACGCTCGCCGATACCGTGATCAACCGGTCCGACCGGGCGCTGCCGATCATGATGATGTATCATATCAATTTCGGCGCGAAGCATTTCGATGACGGCGTGCGGCTCGAAAGCGCCTCGCTGCCCGAGGGCGCATTGCCCTGGCGGTTCGGCGAGGGCGATCACGGCATCTTCTGCGTTCCGGCGGCAGGCAGCGAGGGCGGCTGGTCGACGACCCGGCTCGGCCCGATCGCGGCCCTTGGCGGGCGCTCCTTTGTGCTTTCCGTGGATACGGCGACGCTGCCTTACCTGCAGATATGGCGCAATCAGGAAGCGCCGGCGCATATTCTCGGCATCGAGCCGGTCTCCCATCGCTGGACCTCGCGGCGCAAGCTCGCCGAAGCCGGCGAGCTGGAACCGGTGGCGCCGGGCGGCTCGAAGCGGTTTTCGCTAAAAATTCGTTTCGAATAG
- a CDS encoding TIGR01244 family sulfur transferase gives MNIRPIDEFYAVSPQITPDQIAEIKAAGFKSIVCNRPDGEEPGQPTFAEIKQAAEDAGLYFAHVPVGGMGLTPEAVTGMVDALDDMEKPVLAYCRSGARSTRIYEEAKRLRG, from the coding sequence ATGAATATCCGCCCGATCGATGAGTTTTATGCTGTCAGCCCGCAGATCACGCCGGACCAGATCGCCGAGATCAAGGCGGCCGGGTTCAAGTCCATCGTCTGCAACCGGCCGGACGGCGAGGAGCCGGGCCAGCCGACCTTTGCCGAGATCAAGCAGGCGGCCGAGGATGCCGGCCTCTATTTCGCCCATGTGCCCGTCGGCGGCATGGGTCTGACGCCCGAGGCCGTGACCGGCATGGTCGATGCGCTGGATGACATGGAAAAGCCGGTGCTGGCCTATTGCCGCTCGGGCGCGCGCTCGACCCGGATCTACGAGGAAGCCAAGCGCCTGCGCGGCTGA
- a CDS encoding RidA family protein, whose amino-acid sequence MTVKRINPGPLMSGAVVHGNTVYLSGQTGEGADVTTQAKECLAKVDALLAEAGTDKSKILQTLVYLKDMGNFAEMNAVWKDWIDPANTPARATSQAELAAPHILVEFTVIAALD is encoded by the coding sequence ATGACGGTAAAACGTATCAATCCCGGCCCCCTCATGTCCGGCGCGGTGGTCCACGGCAACACGGTCTATCTCTCCGGCCAGACCGGTGAGGGCGCGGACGTCACGACGCAGGCGAAGGAATGCCTCGCCAAGGTTGACGCGCTTCTGGCCGAGGCCGGGACCGACAAGTCGAAAATCCTGCAGACGCTGGTTTATCTGAAGGACATGGGCAATTTCGCCGAGATGAACGCGGTTTGGAAAGACTGGATCGATCCGGCGAACACGCCGGCGCGCGCCACCAGCCAGGCCGAACTTGCCGCGCCGCATATCCTCGTCGAGTTCACCGTGATCGCCGCGCTCGACTGA
- a CDS encoding ribonuclease T2 family protein: MKIKAALIGIAMVATAATPAMARETAAILAVSWQPAFCEGHQDKPECKSQTESRYDAGHFALHGLWPLGENYCGVAADVRAEDENGNWNALPALSLSDGLRETLAKVMPGTQSNLQRHEWVKHGTCTKFTPENYYQTSVDLLEQLNGSEVARLFQSNIGMELSADEIARAFDSAFGRNARNRIKISCVSDGDRQLIDEITIGLSDKYAPGTSLEDLIQGAGRTAIGCDGGIVDPAGLQ, from the coding sequence ATGAAAATCAAGGCAGCATTGATCGGAATTGCGATGGTGGCGACTGCGGCGACGCCGGCGATGGCCCGCGAAACCGCGGCGATCCTGGCCGTCAGCTGGCAGCCGGCCTTCTGCGAAGGCCATCAGGATAAGCCCGAATGCAAGAGCCAGACGGAAAGCCGCTATGATGCCGGCCATTTCGCGCTGCACGGGCTCTGGCCGCTCGGCGAGAACTATTGCGGCGTTGCCGCGGACGTCCGCGCCGAAGATGAAAACGGGAACTGGAATGCCTTGCCGGCGCTGTCGTTGAGCGATGGTCTGCGGGAAACGCTGGCGAAGGTAATGCCGGGGACGCAATCCAATCTCCAGCGCCACGAATGGGTGAAGCACGGCACCTGCACCAAGTTCACGCCGGAAAACTACTACCAGACGTCCGTGGACCTGCTCGAGCAATTGAACGGTTCCGAGGTCGCCAGGCTGTTTCAGTCGAATATCGGCATGGAACTCTCGGCCGACGAGATTGCCAGGGCGTTTGATAGCGCATTCGGGCGCAACGCCAGGAATCGCATCAAGATCAGCTGTGTCTCCGATGGAGATCGCCAGTTGATCGACGAGATTACGATCGGCCTTTCGGACAAATATGCGCCGGGCACGTCTCTGGAAGACCTGATACAGGGCGCCGGCCGAACCGCGATCGGCTGCGACGGCGGGATCGTCGACCCCGCCGGTCTGCAATAA
- a CDS encoding BON domain-containing protein — MVLKKAAFYGEPVEDTEEWNPDARREDAIASELASSGLLDATEVHVTVKGEEARLTGEVYMREEIAVAGNIALSVEGIKRVRNAIRPKQRHLRSSGKEDDARAQSRTL, encoded by the coding sequence ATGGTACTCAAAAAAGCGGCTTTCTATGGCGAACCGGTTGAAGACACCGAGGAATGGAATCCCGACGCCCGCCGCGAGGATGCGATCGCCAGCGAACTGGCTTCCTCCGGCCTGCTCGATGCCACGGAAGTCCACGTCACCGTCAAGGGCGAGGAGGCGCGGCTGACCGGCGAGGTCTATATGCGCGAGGAAATCGCGGTCGCCGGCAATATCGCGCTCTCCGTCGAGGGCATCAAGCGGGTGCGCAACGCCATCCGCCCGAAACAGCGCCATCTGCGCAGCTCCGGCAAGGAAGACGATGCCCGTGCCCAGAGCCGCACGCTCTGA
- the ettA gene encoding energy-dependent translational throttle protein EttA: protein MARQFIYHMAGLKKAYGAKKILEDIHLSFYPDAKIGILGPNGAGKSTVLKIMAGLDKEWTGEAWLAEGATLGYLPQEPQLDPEKTVFENVMEGVAHKKAIVDRYNELMMNYSDETADEGARLQDEIDAQNLWDLENQVEMAMDALRCPPGDANVENLSGGEKRRVALCQLLLRQPDLLLLDEPTNHLDAETIAWLEKHLREYPGAILMVTHDRYFLDNVTGWILELDRGRGIPYEGNYSAYLQAKAKRLAQEAREEGSRQKALSREQEWIASSPKARQAKSKARIRAYDELVASAENRRPGDAQIIIPVGERLGNVVIEAENLSKAYDGRVLFENLSFKLPPGGIVGVIGPNGAGKSTLFKLITGQEKPDSGDIRVGETVDLGYVDQSRDSLDGDKNVWEEISGGNDIIKLGKFEMNSRAYCGAFNFKGGDQQQKVGNLSGGQRNRVHLAKMLKSGSNVLLLDEPTNDLDTETLGALEDALENFAGCAVVISHDRMFLDRLATHILAFEGDSHVEWFEGNFEDYEEDKIRRLGPESVKPSRVSYKRLTR, encoded by the coding sequence ATGGCACGACAGTTCATCTACCACATGGCCGGGCTCAAGAAGGCCTACGGCGCCAAGAAGATTCTCGAAGACATCCATCTGTCGTTCTACCCGGACGCCAAGATCGGCATTCTCGGCCCGAACGGCGCCGGTAAGTCGACCGTGCTCAAGATCATGGCCGGTCTCGACAAGGAGTGGACCGGCGAGGCCTGGCTCGCCGAGGGCGCAACCCTTGGCTACCTGCCGCAGGAACCGCAGCTCGATCCGGAAAAGACGGTGTTCGAAAACGTGATGGAAGGCGTCGCCCACAAGAAGGCGATCGTCGACCGCTACAACGAACTGATGATGAATTATTCCGATGAGACGGCGGACGAGGGCGCGCGCCTTCAGGACGAGATCGACGCACAGAACCTCTGGGACCTCGAAAACCAGGTCGAGATGGCGATGGACGCGCTGCGCTGCCCGCCGGGCGACGCCAATGTCGAAAATCTCTCCGGCGGCGAAAAGCGCCGCGTCGCGCTCTGCCAGCTTCTGCTGCGTCAGCCCGACCTGCTGCTCCTCGACGAACCGACCAACCATCTCGACGCCGAGACCATCGCCTGGCTCGAAAAGCACCTGCGCGAATATCCGGGCGCGATCCTGATGGTCACCCATGACCGTTACTTCCTCGACAATGTCACCGGCTGGATCCTCGAGCTCGACCGCGGCCGCGGCATTCCCTATGAGGGCAATTACTCGGCCTATCTGCAGGCCAAGGCCAAGCGCCTGGCCCAGGAAGCCCGCGAGGAAGGCAGCCGCCAGAAGGCGCTGTCGCGCGAGCAGGAGTGGATCGCCTCCAGCCCCAAGGCCCGACAGGCCAAGTCGAAGGCCCGTATCCGCGCCTATGACGAACTGGTGGCATCCGCCGAAAACCGTCGTCCCGGCGATGCCCAGATCATCATTCCGGTCGGCGAGCGTCTCGGCAATGTCGTGATCGAGGCCGAGAACCTGTCGAAAGCCTATGACGGTCGGGTGCTGTTCGAGAACCTGTCCTTCAAGCTGCCGCCCGGCGGCATTGTCGGCGTCATCGGCCCGAACGGCGCGGGTAAATCGACGCTGTTCAAGCTGATCACCGGTCAGGAAAAGCCGGATTCCGGCGATATCCGCGTCGGCGAGACCGTCGATCTCGGCTATGTCGACCAGAGCCGCGATTCGCTCGATGGCGACAAGAATGTCTGGGAGGAGATTTCCGGCGGCAACGACATCATCAAGCTCGGCAAGTTCGAGATGAACTCGCGCGCCTATTGCGGCGCCTTCAACTTCAAGGGCGGCGACCAGCAGCAGAAGGTCGGCAATCTCTCCGGCGGCCAGCGCAACCGCGTCCACCTCGCCAAGATGCTGAAGTCGGGCTCCAACGTCCTTCTCCTCGACGAACCGACCAACGATCTCGACACAGAGACGCTCGGCGCGCTGGAAGACGCGCTCGAAAATTTCGCCGGCTGCGCCGTGGTCATCAGCCATGACCGCATGTTCCTCGACCGTCTCGCCACCCACATCCTCGCCTTCGAGGGCGACAGCCACGTGGAATGGTTCGAGGGCAACTTCGAAGACTACGAGGAAGACAAGATCAGAAGGCTCGGGCCTGAGAGCGTCAAGCCCAGCCGGGTGTCGTATAAGCGGCTGACTCGGTAA
- a CDS encoding ATP-binding protein, producing the protein MNTETTDRFLAEVTRLADALERIAGPQYRESDLDAADCFVWKPEQRYLAPVASPSRVDLSLIRGVDHVRNILFENTLRFAEGFPANNALLWGARGMGKSSLVKSVHAAIIAEHKLPLKLVELYREDIGTLGDLLEIIKASSHRFLLFSDDLSFDHDDAAYKSLKAALDGGVEGRPENVLLYATSNRRHLMPRDMIENERSTAINPSEAVEEKVSLSDRFGLWLGFHKCSQDDYLAMIDGYAAHFGLEGTPETLHAEALTWATTRGGRSGRVAWQFVQDIAGRQRKRLDL; encoded by the coding sequence ATGAACACCGAAACCACAGACAGGTTCCTTGCCGAGGTAACCCGGCTCGCCGACGCGCTGGAACGCATCGCCGGACCGCAATACCGTGAGAGCGATCTCGACGCCGCCGATTGCTTCGTCTGGAAGCCGGAGCAGCGCTACCTCGCGCCGGTCGCAAGCCCCAGCCGCGTCGATCTGTCGCTGATCCGCGGCGTCGATCATGTCCGCAACATCCTGTTTGAAAACACGCTGCGCTTCGCCGAGGGCTTTCCGGCCAACAACGCGCTGCTCTGGGGCGCGCGCGGGATGGGCAAGTCCTCGCTGGTGAAGTCGGTTCACGCCGCGATCATCGCCGAACACAAGCTGCCGCTGAAGCTGGTGGAGCTCTACCGCGAGGATATCGGCACGCTCGGCGACCTGCTCGAGATCATCAAGGCGTCCTCTCACCGCTTCCTCTTGTTTTCCGACGACCTCTCCTTCGATCACGATGACGCCGCCTATAAATCGCTGAAGGCGGCGCTCGATGGCGGGGTCGAGGGGCGGCCGGAAAACGTGCTGCTCTACGCCACCTCCAACCGCCGCCACCTGATGCCGCGCGACATGATCGAAAACGAGCGCTCCACCGCGATCAACCCGTCCGAGGCGGTCGAGGAAAAGGTATCGCTGTCGGATCGTTTCGGCCTCTGGCTCGGCTTCCACAAATGCTCGCAGGACGACTATCTGGCGATGATCGACGGCTACGCCGCCCATTTCGGCCTCGAAGGCACGCCCGAAACCCTCCACGCCGAAGCCCTCACCTGGGCCACCACCCGCGGCGGCCGCTCCGGCCGCGTGGCGTGGCAGTTCGTGCAGGACATCGCGGGGCGGCAGCGGAAGCGGCTGGATTTGTGA